CCGCGTCGGGCTGCTGGGGATGGAAATGACCTCAACCGAAGATCTGCAGATCATCTCCCGTTATCTCCTTAAGGAAGAATGTTCTTTATCATTTTCATCCTTACGCGCAGACCGGATAAGTCCGGAACTTATAGAGGTGTTAAAGAAGAGTGGCCTGAAAAGTGCGGCCATTGCACCGGATGGCGGTTCCCAGCGTTTACGGCAAGTGATTAATAAGGGACTGGATGAGGACGATCTGCTTTCAGCTGCGGAGTTGCTGGCCGGCGCCGGCATACAAAATCTGAAATTGTATTTTATGATCGGACTGCCAACCGAAGAACAGGAAGATCTGGAAGAACTTGTACTGCTGGTTCACAAAATCAAAAAGGAAATACTGAAGGTCGGCAGGTCCAGGGGAAAGCTTTTAAGTCTGATCTTGAGTGTGAATTGTTTTGTTCCAAAGGCCTGGACCCCTTTTCAGTATCATCCCTTTGAAGAGGTTGCCAGTTTAAAGACGAAGCTGAAATTTTTGAAAAAGAGTTTTGCCGGGGAAGCGAATATCAGCCTGAAGGCGGATCAACCCGGTCATGCATTGTTGCAAGCCATGCTTGCCAGGGGCGACCGCAGGATTGGACAGGGACTTCTTTCGTATGGAGGAAAAGGCAACTGGAAGCAGATATTCAAACAAGAGGGATTAATGCCAGAAATGTATGCCACCAGAATACGCGGGAAAGACGAGATTTTTCCATGGGATCTGCTGGATCACGGTATCAGTCGCGAATATCTCTGGAAAGAGTATCAACGGGCTCTAGCGGGCAAATCAACCAAGAGCTGCGATACGGAAAAATGTAGAAAATGCGGTGTATGCATTGATAACTGAAAAAAACCTTAGCCACGAGTAAATTCCCCGAGGCAGGGATTATTTTCTTTCCTGCCTCGGAGGGCTTCAATGCAATTTAATGCAGGTATGATACCGACTATTTTTTCTCTTTGGATTTATTCTGTTCCTGGATCATTTTATCTCTTTCCGCCTTGAGTTCTTTGTAGGTTTCCTCTGCCCGTTTCTCAGCGGTGGACTGATGTATTTTGATTTCTTCCGATTTAGCCTTGATTTTTTCCTCTTTGATTTTAAGGTCCTGAGCACCGAATAGCGTTGAATTCAAAAAGCGATAGGAAAATTTCAGCAGGGCTTTGTCGTCTTTCTTGATCTGATCAAGGGTTGCCTGATCAACTTCATAGGTGTCTAAAAATGAACTGTTAAAAATAAGGTCTCTGAATCTGTCAAGGTCAGTGCTGACCATGAAAAATATTTTTTTACCTTCCTCACTCATTGTGGCCTGTAATCCAAAGGATTTACGGCGCATAATGATTTCCATCCAGTCTTTGTTCATTTCATCGGAAATGTCCACACCTTGATCTTTACGCCATTCGCGGATGGTCCATTCTTTTTCCTCTTCATGCCCTTTGCAATGAGGTTCCTTGACCAGGAAATAAAATTCTTCGGCAGTCTGATTTTCTTTTTTACCCTCATGGAAATTTGCCATTCCTACCGGGTAATAACGGCAGGTTGTAGGGCGAACCGAATAAATGGTGCATCCTTCC
This genomic stretch from Pseudomonadota bacterium harbors:
- a CDS encoding radical SAM protein, which gives rise to MYKQDYFSREYGSTKKKWKGSVPVALLFPNLYRIGMSNLGFQLVYAMINRHPEIVCERFFLPDIDGDMPKSIESGRLLADFPFIFCSVSFENDFPGIVRIFQLAGLVPLAEDRSKASFLEPGNPLIIGGGVATFINPEPLALFFDLFILGEAEPVLPGILEVLVNGTSAKDRESLLWELSLEHQGCYVPGFYNVAYGADLTIESVKPLKSLPARIKTVVHTGADQVGCSTILTPDAEFSDLFLSELGRGCSRGCRFCAAGFVYRPPRLWKSDAVLKALKQRPAHIDRVGLLGMEMTSTEDLQIISRYLLKEECSLSFSSLRADRISPELIEVLKKSGLKSAAIAPDGGSQRLRQVINKGLDEDDLLSAAELLAGAGIQNLKLYFMIGLPTEEQEDLEELVLLVHKIKKEILKVGRSRGKLLSLILSVNCFVPKAWTPFQYHPFEEVASLKTKLKFLKKSFAGEANISLKADQPGHALLQAMLARGDRRIGQGLLSYGGKGNWKQIFKQEGLMPEMYATRIRGKDEIFPWDLLDHGISREYLWKEYQRALAGKSTKSCDTEKCRKCGVCIDN
- a CDS encoding YkgJ family cysteine cluster protein, whose amino-acid sequence is MSDSKTSPNTSTAKNLFGYEKNPSNILPKKYTLDSKIKFRCYPGISCFTACCGNIKIILTPFDILRIRREINLSAQEFLLRFTRPVHLEKTDLPGVELNLDEDGRCPFVTPEGCTIYSVRPTTCRYYPVGMANFHEGKKENQTAEEFYFLVKEPHCKGHEEEKEWTIREWRKDQGVDISDEMNKDWMEIIMRRKSFGLQATMSEEGKKIFFMVSTDLDRFRDLIFNSSFLDTYEVDQATLDQIKKDDKALLKFSYRFLNSTLFGAQDLKIKEEKIKAKSEEIKIHQSTAEKRAEETYKELKAERDKMIQEQNKSKEKK